Proteins encoded by one window of Dendropsophus ebraccatus isolate aDenEbr1 chromosome 4, aDenEbr1.pat, whole genome shotgun sequence:
- the EIF3D gene encoding eukaryotic translation initiation factor 3 subunit D codes for MAKFQAPVINDNPLGWGPCAVPDQFKDMPYQPFSKGDRLGKVADWTGATYQDKRYTNKYSSQFGGGSQYAYFHEEDETSFQLVDTTKMQKTAYQRNRLRFAQRNLRRDKDRRNMLQFNMQTLPKSAKQKERDRLRLQKKFQKQFGVRQKWDQKSQAQLKPRDSSVEVRSDWEVKEEMDFPRLMKMRYLEVSEPVDIECCGALEYYDKAFDRITTRNERSLKSIKRIFHTVTTTDDPVIRKLAKTQGNVFATDAILATLMCCTRSVNSWDIVVQRVGSKIFFDKRDNSDFDLLTVSETANEPPQDEVNSFNSPRNLAMEATYINHNFSQQCLQMGKEKYKFPNSNPFIEDDVDKNEVASVAYRYRRWKLGDDIDLVVRCEHDGVMTGANAEVSFINIKTLNEWDSRHCNGVDWRQKLDSQRGAVIATELKNNSYKLARWTCCALLAGSEYLKLGYVSRYHVKDSSRHVILGTQQFKPTEFSNQINLSMENAWGILRCVIDICMKLDEGKYLILKDPNKQVIRIYSLPDGTFSSDEDEDDEDEEEEEEVEEEES; via the exons ATGGCGAAATTCCAGGCGCCAGTAATAAATGATAATCCCTTGGGCTGGGGACCCTGTGCTGTACCTGATCAGTTCAAGGACATGCCCTACCAGCCCTTCAGCAAAGGAGATCGCCTAGGAAAG GTTGCAGACTGGACGGGGGCCACCTATCAAGACAAGAGATACACCA ATAAGTATTCTTCCCAGTTTGGCGGTGGCAGTCAGTATGCTTATTTCCATGAGGAGGATGAGACCAGCTTTCAGCTTGTGGACACCACCAAGATGCAGAAGACTGCGTACCAGAGGAATCGGCTGCGCTTTGCTCAG AGGAACCTGCGTCGTGACAAGGACAGAAGGAATATGCTCCAATTCAACATGCAGACGTTACCTAAGAGCGCCAAGCAGAAGGAGAG GGATCGTTTGAGACTCCAGAAGAAATTCCAAAAGCAGTTTGGTGTTCGCCAGAAGTGGGACCAAAAATCCCAG GCTCAGCTGAAACCAAGAGATTCCTCTGTGGAAGTCCGCAGTGACTGGGAAGTCAAGGAAGAAATGGATTTCCCCCGGCTGATGAAAATGCGTTACCTGGAGGTGTCCGAACCAGTAGACAT TGAGTGCTGCGGCGCCCTGGAATATTATGATAAAGCCTTTGATCGAATCACCACAAGGAATGAAAGGTCCTTAAAGAGCATCAAGAGGATCTTCCATACTGTGACAACAACAGATGATCCTGTCATCAGAAAG CTGGCAAAGACACAAGGAAATGTTTTTGCCACAGATGCCATTCTTGCCACCCTCATGTGCTGCACCCGTTCAGTCAACTCCTGGGACATTGTGGTTCAGCGAGTGGGATCCAAAATCTTCTTTGACAAGAGAGACAACTCAGACTTTG ACTTGCTGACAGTCAGTGAAACTGCCAATGAACCACCCCAGGATGAGGTGAACTCCTTCAATTCTCCCAGAAACCTGGCCATGGAGGCCACCTACATCAACCACAACTTCTCCCAACAGTGTTTGCAGATG GGCAAAGAGAAATACAAATTTCCAAACTCCAATCCCTTCATAGAAGATGACGTGGACAAGAATGAGGTGGCATCTGTAGCATACAG GTACCGACGCTGGAAGTTGGGAGATGACATTGACCTGGTAGTACGATGTGAACACGATGGAGTGATGACTGGTGCAAATGCTGAGGTGTCCTTTATCAACATCAAAACCCTGAATGAGTGGGATTCCAGG CACTGTAATGGTGTGGACTGGCGACAGAAGTTGGACTCCcagagaggagctgtgattgccACCGAGCTGAAGAATAACAGCTACAAACTGGCAAGGTGGACTTGCTGTGCCTTACTGGCTGGATCCGAGTACCTTAAACTGGG GTATGTGTCCCGTTACCATGTAAAGGATTCTTCTCGCCATGTTATCCTTGGCACACAACAGTTCAAACCCACAGAATTTTCCAACCAAATTAACTTGAGCATGGAGAACGCCTGGGGCATCTTGCGCTGTGTGATTGACATTTGTATGAAGCTGGATGAAGGCAAATATCTTATTCTAAAGGACCCCAACAAG CAAGTTATTCGGATATACAGCCTGCCCGATGGCACATTCAGCTCTGATGAGGATGAAGATGatgaagacgaggaggaagaggaagaagttgAGG AAGAAGAAAGCTAA